One genomic window of Myxococcales bacterium includes the following:
- a CDS encoding SAM-dependent methyltransferase produces the protein MSASSEPGAPPPRSGLLPWDRPRPGAPDRRAARGRRAAGDRGRAGGALLTIPGIGASRAARVTATYTQHRHLADTTTLLGAHGATAAFASRMGRHGGVAIWLPTSPAVVAAMLDLAQVTAADELIDLGAGDGVIVIAAAQRGARGLGVESNPELIATARRNAIAAGVAHLAEFAQADLFEADLSRATVITLFLGPAVNRTLRPRLLALTPGTRIVSNAWAMAEWAADGIASVATDGWRSARLWIVPADRGAWRATTGTLALAQTYQVLTGTVDDSATPVEIADSRVRRARFEFRAGAARYAGAVDGDALVGTVERDGVTRAWRATRP, from the coding sequence GTGTCGGCGTCGAGCGAGCCCGGCGCGCCGCCGCCGCGCTCCGGGCTTCTTCCCTGGGATCGGCCGCGACCTGGCGCGCCGGATCGTCGCGCAGCTCGGGGCCGACGCGCTGCGGGTGATCGAGGCCGAGCCGGCGGCGCGCTGCTCACGATCCCCGGCATCGGCGCCAGCCGGGCCGCCCGCGTCACCGCCACCTACACCCAGCACCGCCACCTGGCCGACACGACGACGCTGCTCGGTGCGCACGGCGCGACCGCGGCGTTCGCCAGCCGCATGGGCCGCCATGGCGGCGTGGCGATCTGGCTGCCGACGTCGCCGGCGGTGGTCGCCGCGATGCTCGACCTGGCCCAGGTCACGGCCGCCGACGAGCTGATCGATCTGGGCGCCGGCGACGGCGTGATCGTCATCGCCGCCGCGCAGCGCGGGGCGCGCGGCCTCGGCGTCGAGTCGAACCCGGAGCTGATCGCGACCGCACGCCGCAACGCCATCGCCGCTGGCGTCGCGCACCTGGCCGAGTTCGCGCAGGCCGATCTGTTCGAGGCCGATCTGTCGCGCGCGACAGTGATCACGTTGTTCCTGGGGCCCGCGGTCAACCGCACCCTGCGGCCGCGCCTGCTCGCGCTGACGCCGGGGACCCGGATCGTCTCGAACGCCTGGGCGATGGCCGAGTGGGCGGCGGACGGGATCGCGTCGGTCGCCACCGACGGCTGGCGGTCAGCCCGCCTGTGGATCGTCCCGGCGGATCGAGGCGCGTGGCGGGCCACCACCGGCACGCTGGCCCTGGCCCAGACGTACCAGGTGCTGACCGGCACGGTCGATGACAGCGCGACCCCGGTCGAGATCGCCGACAGCCGCGTCCGCAGGGCGCGGTTCGAGTTCCGCGCCGGGGCGGCCCGCTACGCCGGGGCGGTCGACGGCGACGCGCTGGTCGGGACGGTCGAGCGCGACGGCGTCACCCGCGCCTGGCGCGCCACCCGGCCCTGA
- a CDS encoding HEAT repeat domain-containing protein encodes MANLDPAAAKDEHPLTYDEQLGRKDALDAHALVLGLRDGRAVVRANAALGLAALGHTGADLVPFLRDSHPVAARAAAEAIGHLGAAQRAHLVAIAAALDGARPEVVELIVTMLATLVGHADAELLAVLDTTDAIAARAVIEACARVGVRGLQLLQRAASDERARVRFNAVRGVGQLADLEPVTSIEVMRAVAYADEVSDVRAAALAAIAGYRRARAARRRRGARPASRCRPRSPS; translated from the coding sequence ATGGCGAACCTGGATCCGGCCGCGGCGAAGGACGAGCACCCGCTCACCTATGACGAGCAGCTCGGGCGCAAGGACGCGCTCGACGCCCACGCGCTGGTGCTCGGGCTGCGCGACGGGCGCGCGGTGGTCCGCGCCAACGCGGCGCTCGGCCTGGCGGCGCTCGGTCACACCGGCGCCGACCTGGTGCCGTTCCTGCGCGACAGCCACCCGGTCGCCGCGCGCGCAGCGGCCGAGGCGATCGGCCACCTCGGCGCGGCGCAGCGCGCCCACCTGGTCGCGATCGCGGCGGCGCTCGACGGCGCGCGGCCCGAGGTCGTCGAGCTGATCGTCACGATGCTCGCCACGCTGGTCGGCCACGCCGACGCCGAGCTGCTCGCGGTGCTCGACACCACCGACGCGATCGCGGCCCGCGCGGTGATCGAGGCGTGCGCGCGGGTCGGCGTGCGCGGCCTGCAGCTCTTGCAACGCGCGGCCAGCGACGAGCGCGCGCGCGTGCGGTTCAACGCGGTCCGCGGCGTCGGCCAGCTCGCCGACCTCGAGCCGGTCACCTCGATCGAGGTCATGCGCGCGGTCGCGTACGCGGACGAGGTGTCCGACGTCCGGGCCGCGGCGCTGGCGGCGATCGCCGGGTACCGTCGCGCACGCGCGGCGAGGCGGCGGCGCGGCGCAAGGCCGGCCAGCCGGTGCCGCCCGCGGTCCCCGAGCTGA
- a CDS encoding Uma2 family endonuclease: protein MASGRPDDCPGSGHDPARGDGRSRGCGGHAGCSGGGGGVRLGGAGRSCAADHRWGDGRGRGADPAAATRGVRAPGQGRGVRRRGDRADPRCAGRGRDRRPLARSGRGPGGGAAADPGGGHRSGAGQTPLPLGEFSAPRPDLAVTTATSHWDGGRHRTLLVIEVAGASLDKDRGPKRLLYAHAPIDEYWIVDLEQGCIEVFGDRDPALGHWASMGVRRRGDVAQHRSHPHLRLAIDDLIPLPWTTALRMDAEAATPGS from the coding sequence GTGGCGTCCGGCCGGCCGGACGATTGTCCGGGATCCGGACATGATCCGGCGCGGGGCGACGGGCGGTCGCGGGGTTGCGGCGGGCACGCGGGCTGCAGTGGCGGTGGTGGTGGCGTCAGGCTGGGCGGCGCGGGGAGGTCATGTGCTGCAGATCATCGATGGGGCGACGGGCGAGGGCGCGGTGCGGATCCGGCCGCTGCGACGCGCGGAGTACGAGCACCTGGCCAAGGGCGGGGCGTTCGACGACGAGGAGATCGAGCTGATCCACGGTGCGCTGGTCGAGGTCGGGACCGTCGACCCCTGGCACGATCAGGTCGTGGCCCAGGCGGCGGCGCGGCTGCGGACCCAGGTGGCGGCCACCGGTCGGGTGCTGGTCAGACGCCGCTGCCGCTGGGCGAGTTCTCGGCGCCGCGGCCGGACCTGGCGGTGACCACGGCGACCTCGCACTGGGATGGTGGTCGTCATCGGACGCTGCTGGTGATCGAGGTCGCGGGCGCGTCCCTCGACAAGGACCGCGGGCCCAAGCGGCTCCTGTACGCGCACGCCCCGATCGACGAGTACTGGATCGTCGATCTCGAGCAGGGCTGCATCGAGGTGTTCGGTGACCGCGACCCGGCGCTCGGGCACTGGGCGTCGATGGGCGTGCGGCGGCGCGGTGACGTGGCCCAGCACCGCAGCCACCCGCACCTGCGGCTGGCCATCGACGACCTGATCCCGCTGCCGTGGACGACCGCCTTGCGGATGGATGCGGAAGCTGCGACACCCGGATCATGA
- a CDS encoding GreA/GreB family elongation factor yields MSKAFTKESEDLPEPPVRRRGVPVPEFNLVTPDGLAAARAELEELTRRGGDPDRLRALTDHLATAQAVEPGDLDEVGLGATVTVEDDDGQRRQYRIVGAIEGRSEARLARRGVTARAGAVGRADRRSGRAAARGRRGRRDQLRASAAGVRSSRSRPSRALGR; encoded by the coding sequence GTGAGCAAGGCCTTCACCAAGGAGTCCGAGGACCTCCCCGAGCCGCCGGTGCGGCGCCGCGGGGTGCCGGTGCCGGAGTTCAACCTGGTCACCCCCGACGGGCTCGCCGCGGCGCGCGCCGAGCTCGAGGAGCTGACCCGGCGGGGCGGCGACCCCGATCGGCTCCGGGCGCTGACCGATCACCTCGCGACGGCGCAGGCGGTGGAGCCCGGGGATCTCGACGAGGTCGGGCTCGGCGCGACGGTCACCGTCGAGGACGACGACGGCCAGCGCCGGCAGTACCGGATCGTCGGCGCGATCGAGGGCCGATCCGAAGCGCGGCTGGCTCGGCGCGGAGTCACCGCTCGCGCAGGCGCTGTGGGGCGCGCGGATCGGCGATCAGGTCGCGCTGCCGCGCGGGGACGTCGAGGTCGTCGCGATCAGCTACGCGCGTCCGCCGCGGGCGTGAGGTCGAGCCGGTCGCGGCCATCACGGGCGCTGGGGCGATGA
- a CDS encoding InlB B-repeat-containing protein has protein sequence MGTVTSAPAGIDCGTDCTEAYADGTTVVLTASPGAGVTFLGWTGGGCTGTGICSVTLTSDLTVQASFASNNSLVVTTAGTGTGTVTSSPAGINCGSDCSEAYAPGTVVALTATAASDSTFAGWSGACTGTGACSVTVNAATMVTATFTLNTYTLTVTRAGNGTGTVTSSPAGINCGSTCSRSYTSGTAVALSATAATGSSFAGWSGACTGTGACLVTMTQARSVTATFTLVPYTLTVTKAGTGTGTVTSSPAGISCGGTCAASFNYGTSVTLTATPTTGHTFTGWSGGCTGTGTCVISIAGPTGVTATFSAGCTTQTVDLYATQSVSIQYPQAAGNVYRDNNARAYNNPTGDCGGGSPCDITGWLHFDMTSIPDTASISAMTVNAYATTVSATPTVRVQYSSGNNWTRATVTQAALPRTTAQVGNPVAPTVNAYNAFPITISSRSWTADLVDNSLTFGLDNTNTAYTYAYFTGSDVGTNRPYLRITYCN, from the coding sequence ATGGGCACCGTCACCTCGGCCCCGGCCGGCATCGACTGCGGCACCGACTGCACCGAGGCCTACGCCGACGGCACGACCGTGGTGCTGACCGCGTCGCCGGGCGCCGGGGTCACGTTCCTGGGCTGGACCGGCGGCGGGTGCACCGGGACCGGCATCTGCTCGGTGACCCTGACGTCCGACCTGACCGTGCAGGCGTCGTTCGCCTCCAACAACTCCCTCGTCGTCACCACCGCGGGCACCGGCACCGGCACGGTGACCTCGTCGCCGGCCGGCATCAACTGCGGCAGCGACTGCAGCGAGGCGTACGCCCCGGGCACCGTCGTCGCCCTGACGGCGACGGCCGCGTCCGACTCGACCTTCGCCGGCTGGAGCGGCGCGTGCACCGGGACCGGGGCCTGCAGCGTCACGGTCAACGCCGCCACGATGGTCACCGCGACCTTCACGCTCAACACGTACACGCTGACGGTCACGAGGGCCGGCAACGGGACCGGGACCGTGACGTCGAGCCCGGCCGGCATCAACTGCGGCTCCACCTGCAGCCGCTCGTACACCTCGGGCACCGCCGTCGCGCTGAGCGCCACCGCGGCCACCGGGTCGTCCTTCGCCGGCTGGAGCGGCGCCTGCACCGGCACCGGCGCGTGCCTCGTGACGATGACCCAGGCGCGCAGCGTGACGGCGACGTTCACGCTCGTCCCCTACACGCTGACGGTCACCAAGGCTGGGACCGGCACCGGGACCGTGACGTCGAGCCCGGCCGGCATCAGCTGCGGCGGGACCTGCGCCGCGTCGTTCAACTACGGCACCTCGGTCACGCTGACCGCGACCCCCACGACCGGCCACACCTTCACGGGCTGGTCGGGCGGGTGCACCGGCACGGGCACCTGCGTGATCTCGATCGCCGGCCCGACCGGCGTCACGGCCACGTTCAGCGCCGGGTGCACCACGCAGACCGTCGATCTGTACGCCACGCAGTCGGTCTCGATCCAGTACCCCCAGGCCGCCGGCAACGTCTACCGCGACAACAACGCCCGCGCGTACAACAACCCCACCGGCGACTGCGGCGGCGGCTCACCGTGCGACATCACCGGCTGGCTCCACTTCGACATGACGAGCATCCCGGACACGGCCTCGATCTCGGCGATGACCGTCAACGCGTACGCGACCACGGTCTCGGCCACGCCGACCGTGCGGGTCCAGTACTCGAGCGGGAACAACTGGACGCGCGCCACGGTCACCCAGGCGGCGCTGCCGCGCACGACCGCCCAGGTCGGCAACCCGGTCGCGCCGACGGTGAACGCGTACAACGCGTTCCCGATCACGATCAGCAGCCGGAGCTGGACCGCCGACCTCGTCGACAACTCGCTCACGTTCGGCCTCGACAACACCAACACCGCGTACACGTACGCGTACTTCACGGGCTCGGACGTGGGCACCAACCGGCCGTACCTGCGGATCACGTACTGCAACTGA